The following are encoded together in the Novipirellula caenicola genome:
- a CDS encoding peptidase E, which yields MHEKIDKPRICFIPAASGDADSYTLQFYRHFASTNCRASDLELVRRKVNDLEDFACSQDVIYVGGGNAANMLAICRAHGFDKALNAALSAGTILTGLSAGSICWFQQGVTDFFGAELQPMNCLGFLLCSNCPHYDGEVARRPTYHQLFSNGMLDGYAADHGVGLHFINGILQHVVSSRPSASAYKVALRGETVMETPLKTGFLGVGTRESRDDDEAAVVAVFETAKSPPPADRKP from the coding sequence ATGCATGAAAAAATAGACAAACCAAGAATTTGCTTTATTCCAGCGGCTTCCGGAGATGCCGACAGCTATACGTTACAATTCTATCGCCACTTTGCGTCGACCAACTGCCGTGCATCCGACCTAGAACTTGTGCGACGAAAAGTGAATGATCTTGAGGACTTCGCTTGTTCACAGGACGTCATTTACGTGGGTGGTGGAAATGCGGCCAATATGTTGGCAATTTGTCGAGCCCATGGGTTTGACAAAGCTCTCAACGCAGCTCTCTCTGCTGGCACGATCCTGACTGGCCTCTCAGCCGGATCGATATGTTGGTTTCAGCAGGGTGTTACTGATTTCTTCGGCGCCGAATTGCAGCCGATGAATTGCCTCGGCTTCTTGCTTTGCAGCAACTGTCCGCACTATGATGGCGAGGTTGCACGGCGCCCTACATATCACCAATTATTCTCGAATGGAATGCTGGACGGTTACGCAGCCGATCACGGCGTCGGTCTCCACTTCATCAATGGAATCCTTCAGCACGTCGTCTCATCGCGACCATCAGCGTCGGCCTACAAGGTAGCGTTGCGTGGTGAGACGGTGATGGAGACGCCTTTGAAAACTGGATTTCTCGGCGTTGGAACTCGCGAATCTCGCGATGATGACGAAGCAGCGGTGGTTGCCGTTTTCGAAACAGCAAAGTCGCCGCCGCCGGCAGATCGCAAACCATAA
- a CDS encoding class I SAM-dependent methyltransferase has product MTYRGTQQESRERYLATYDAEEASRYDAWGAGMTSADHDACVADLKRCIALSDNMAVLDAGSGTGALCLALVRIAGLRITALEPCSAMNALLELRPELRCVTTVQGFCDHADDRQHFDAESFDLIASRQLANCLFDPLAAFRNWYSWLRPGGAVVVMDGLFDRHDWSGTWDGVVDTLPLSACRTTATVPYLLENTGFRIDFVGLMDHTNALPSTRTQRYMVAATKPQG; this is encoded by the coding sequence TTGACTTATCGTGGAACTCAACAGGAATCGCGAGAACGCTATCTTGCGACCTACGACGCCGAGGAGGCGTCGAGATATGACGCATGGGGCGCCGGGATGACCTCTGCGGATCACGACGCATGCGTTGCTGACCTGAAACGCTGCATTGCGTTGTCTGACAATATGGCGGTTCTCGATGCTGGCAGCGGCACCGGCGCGCTGTGTCTTGCATTGGTGCGTATTGCTGGGCTTCGTATCACTGCACTTGAGCCCTGCTCGGCAATGAATGCCTTGCTCGAATTGAGACCCGAACTCAGATGCGTAACGACTGTTCAAGGCTTCTGTGACCACGCAGATGACCGCCAGCACTTCGACGCGGAATCTTTCGACCTTATTGCTTCACGGCAGCTCGCAAACTGCCTATTTGATCCACTTGCCGCTTTTCGAAATTGGTACTCTTGGCTTCGCCCTGGCGGTGCCGTCGTCGTGATGGACGGTCTATTTGATCGTCACGACTGGTCCGGGACATGGGACGGTGTTGTTGATACGCTACCGCTCTCTGCCTGCCGAACGACAGCGACTGTCCCTTACTTGCTCGAGAACACTGGTTTCCGGATAGACTTTGTTGGGCTGATGGACCACACGAATGCGTTGCCTTCCACACGAACGCAGCGCTACATGGTTGCGGCGACCAAACCGCAGGGGTAA